tatccctgcctgtacagctatccctgtctcatagtcacaaagttcacattctcatatgacccggatttgaaatccactattcgtctaaaatggaggtcacctgatttcggcagccaatgactttttccaatttttttcaatgcccccagtgtcgtagttcctgtcccacctcccctgcgctgttattggtgcaaaaaaggcgccagggaaggtgggaggggaatcgaattttggcgcactttaccacgtggtgttcgattcgattcgaacatggcgaacaccctgatatccgatcgaacatgtgttcgatagaacactgttcgctcatctctaaaattcaTCCATTGGCAAAATTGGTAAAGTGAATCTTCAAGAAAAGACATCTTTACATAAATTTATAATAACATGTGTACCATACTTTGCTGACAGTgcagaaataaaatatatgtctTTGCATATCCATCATGTACCAAATTACCATTGATAAGGTTAGCCACAGACTACGAATTTCAGggttattacatatatgaccgtaGCACAATGTGTGTCAGAAATGCATCCATGTGCatgagcagaggaaaactctgtggactttctgtgaaaagcgctttgGGTCTCGGGTCCATAGCAACACTTTGAagcctcaaaatcctctccaaaaaccactgtgtgaacataccctaaggtttAATTAACTAAAGATGTCTACCAGGTTCACAGCATTGATGGTCTATGCGAGGGGTCAGCAATCTTCGGCCcaactgttgtgaaactacaactcccagcatgctccattcacttccatgggaggtccaaaaaacagcagagaaagtgtgcatgctgggagttgtagttttataacagctgGAGCGCCAAAGGTTGCCTAACCCTGGACTATGCTATTGAGTCTCAGTGCTTCAGATTGGCTGTTTAAAGGGGCTACATCATTTGACCCGCAGTCAGGATTTGAGGTCCTAATACACTCATTACTGCCGTCTGGCATCCATTGGTCTGCATGTCTTGCTCTGGCAGCTTGGAACAAAAATAGTCCAAATGCTATATAAGCAAGAGTCCACCTTCTATTAAGAGGCATCAGGGGCATACCTATAGTGGACAATCGCTACCGGTTCTGAACTTCAGGGAGCCCAAATTAAAACACCAGTTTTGTAGCTAGCATGCAGTAAGTGGGGACCCCATTTCAATTTtgaattggggcccaggagcttcaagttaactTCTGGGTGGTGTAGCAGCAGCCATGCAGGTAGGGATCAATGGAGAAAAGGGTCATATTTTGAGAACTCAGCTGAGGCAGAAGATGCAAGtcatttgtagaaaaaaaacaaagaatggGAATGCCTATGGCTACCATTAGGAATCTCATTGTGGTACTATAGCGTGCTGGCAATAGATCTCTACTGAACATAGTCACTTGCATGAAATGAAAGAAACTTGAGTTATTGCAGTACAGTGATGCAATAAGATAATAACTCTTTCACCACATCCAGCAGCTTCCAGGAAGATAACATTCTGCATGCTATAGCTTAGTCTATGCAGAACTGGAGTGCACGCATTTCTAAAAGCTTAAGAATGGGACCCAAAAATAATGGATAACAAAATAATATAAACCCCTGTCCAAATACCAGATTAATTCAATCGGACATTATGGGAGGAAGTCCCTTGTTCTAGATCCCACTCTAAGGTCGGTTGCAGACAACCATGCTGAAACTGGCCtgcatgaattaaaagcacgCGCTGCACACAGGGGACATGGGATGTTTTCCATGTGCCACCCGTGCATGGACCTTGCGTCCGCAGCTCCCTCCATTAAATGACTAGAAGCCATGGATGCAAGggacgcaaaataggacaggaataggacctgttctatattttgcagtcaGGACTGTGGACCCACACATGGGATCATGAAATtcatggtcgtgtgtatgggtccgtagaaaagaatgggtcagtgtgctatccgggaaatacacagatagcacactgacctacaccacggtcgtctgcaaggggcctaagggcCAATGCTGTTCAGGCAGACTCAAGATGAAGTGACTGCATATTGAACAAGGCTCTCTTAGACAAACCCTCTGAGGGTGGTTTCACATCACCAAAGTCTATTTTTGATGCTATTTCTTTTGCTTCTCAGTTGTCTACATATGGCTAGCCAACacaaaattgcatcaaaaacAGGTCCTCAAACTACACAAACACTGCACGTGTGTTTCCAACAATTAGATTgaagccacacgttgcagaaatgaaGAATTTCTTGGctgttgcagaaatgtagcagaaTAAAATGGAGTGTTTTACAGTCGCAGTAAAATGAATGAGATTGCAGaaaagaaaaatgctgcagaaaaatgcTCAGTTTCTGAAAAATGCAACACATTATGTTTTCCCCATAgacaaaactgtgaaaaattcaattattttgctgtttttgtttttcagcagcacttttttctaccTGCTTTTTGCTATGTGGGATATTAGCCTAAGAAATGTGTTTAATTGTTTTAATTCCAGGGGTGGGGGTCCCAGATAGCAGTCACTGCACAGCCAAAATCCAGACCTGATGAACCAGGACATCTGCAGGGTTTGCAAGTGAATTGAGTGATGCCGGATTAATGGCTGTGCAGTCACAAATCTGTGCGCCCATTAACAATCAGATAATAACCAATTCATTTACTTATGCGCCAACTGGGAGCTTGTgactgtatggcagccactatgtGGGAACCCACACTAATATTAATATGCAGCCCTGCAATGAGGTAAAGCAAATTATTCCAATATTAGGATTACTGTAGCTAgttgaggctgaagccccacattgcaaaatgcAAAAAACTAGCTCCAATGTTGGCAGCTGGTGAGAACAGCTGGTTGGTAGGGGTACTGGGTGTCTCCTTCAGCTAAAGGAATTTTCCTATATATTCTTAAAAAGTTAAGTTTGATCTGTAGATAACTCTATAGAGCAGAAACAGCTAGATGTAGTCCTAGTTTGTACTGCCCTGGAAAAAACCCCCATTGTAAATAGCACTTAATGAGTGCTCAGGAATTCTGTTCCCCACTATGCTTTAAAAGTGCATTTTTCGTGAGAAAAcctgggcagaaacctggcagaccccattatattctatggaatccgcgggtttccacaggtaaacaCCTTGCCAatagattgggtttctgtttttcgggtccccaagtggatcgaAAGAACAAAAACCGATGCGTAAGTTTGAACCTagagttaggctggtcttacacggccgtaatgtaagtccgcaaatggtcggcaattgagggttttcaattgcggaccatttgcggacacattatattcaatattttatccgtagtgtggccgggccgcaaccatggtccgcaatttatagaacatgtccgtaatggccgtgaattgcggcactgcaaggactcgcccatagaattctatgggcgagtgcggcaggacacggacatctgcggagcctatgttgctgatcagcaacttgcggaccgtacattcaatatggTCGTGTAAGAGGCCTAAGTCTCTTCATATCGAGCAGTAATaactctgcaaaaaaaataaatttgtccACATACCGATaactcctttaggctggggccccacgttggggaaacacagctttttttgttgcagattttgttgcagttttttgagctacaaccaggactagattgagaagaagttagaagtataaggccgggttcacataggGTATTTTGGGCCCGAAAAATGGATAGCTGCGACtgcatgccagtgcagtgcaccggcatccagtcgcaccggcatccagtcacacactctgctccggattaagcccaatgaataggcctagtcgcgAGGGAGTGTCTTcttgcgaatccgcctgaagaatgagcatgtcgcttctttttgttTGTTCCAGCTGCCGGAAAAAATAACTgacacagcctcaaaatcctgaccaaaataccccgtgtgaactcagcattatatatttctgattccacttgtactcctagctttggctcaaaaaaacgcaacaaaatctgcaaccaaaaaagctgcgtttccgcatcatggggccatagccttagggcccgttcacacagagtaaacgtgtgtgtattttggcaaaatacacgtgtaacaaatacacatgtaaaaataagactcccattgacttcaatgacattttacatgtgtattttgatgtgtattctgacgtgtttttttacacgtgtaaaaaaatgtcattgaagtcaatgggagtcttattttacacatgtattttttacacatgtattttgtcaaaatacacgcacgtttactagTAGCAGTTTGAAAATCATGTGGCTTTTGCTTTTTTATACATAACAGCCTTactaaaaaaaacatacaaaatatcTATAAAGTAAGAAATTGTTCAATGATTCATAGATTTACTGTACTAAAAAAGCAACCTTATAAGCTTCAGAAGCAAAATAACCTTTCTTGATGCCACAGAATCGCTACATATCAGGTTTTGGGGGAAACCAATGGAAGTTTGAACAAAGGATATATACTAGTACTACCGTAACGTCACGATGACTAGACAGTAAGTGCTTCCATACACACATTATAAAGCATAGCTGCAActcatgaatgaaatattctggactttcaagacaaacaacaaagtaCCCTGAAAGTTTCCCCACAGCTTGGTAATTTTCTGCAGTAATACTGAAAAGTTAACGCAACATCGCAAAATTACAGAGACGTGGAAAAACATATACAAAGTACTACAAAAGTGAGCAAATAATGGCATTAGCCTCTTTGGCATGGAGCACAATGATCTAATAGCACAAGTATGCATAAGGATTTAGCTAAATGGAGGCTCGTATCGGCATAACTAATACATTTTCTGCATTGCATAGAACGTACTAAACAAATATTTAACCCTGGTAATATTCCCAATGCCACAATGGTGCAATAAAGCCATAGTAATATTATATCACTCAGAGAGTTGTGTGTTTGCACCTCAGTGATTCCCTGATAAGGTTCCTCGGAGGAGAACTCATTCGTAGGATCCGAGGCATCTGAACCCACAAGTTAAGTAACTGGAAACAGGCCTGATCCAAGATCTCAGACCCATAACCCTCCAGCAGATTTACAGGCCGTGCTTCTTTGAACAGTTTTGGCAGAGTAATGAAGTTAGGAAGGGTGCTGTTGCCCAGGAAGAAATGCATGAGTGCCTCCTTTTGCAAACATTCCTTCCAGAACATGAAAAAATCAGCTATCCTCTCCATGAGGAGTGAGTCATCCCACTTTTCGAAAGAAATCTGAAGCAATAGGTAGAAAAGTGCCGTTTTCAAGTTGTAGGAGCAGAAGATTGCTCTCCATTGACGTGTGAAGGAAGGCTGGAAGGTCTTGGCACTCAGGTCCCTCAAGCTCTTCATGATCTGGAGGCACTTCAAGTGACATGAGTTGGAGGGAGCCTGATCCTTGAACCAGGCCAAAAACTTCTGCTCATATTTTGAAAAGTTAACGCCCCAATATGGATCCAGATGTAAATTGTCCTGGTGGGAAGTGGTGCCCCAAGGTTGGCCAGTAACATACACTGAATCCCCTAGATGAAATGCAGGGATAAGTCTCACAGACATGGAGATATGGCAGCAGACATAATCCGACCTTGGGAGAATTTTAAGAATGAGTTTATCATCCCATACTGTTAAAGTAATATGGCAACGTTCCTCAAATTGGTACCTGATCACATTGAGACATCTTTGTATTTTCCAATGAAACCACTTGAGGATTAGGGCAGCAGAAAGCTGGTGCCTGAGGTCTACTTCTACGCAATAGCAATCACTGAATTGCTTATAGGTTTTAACCCACTCAGATTTTTTAGGTGCCGCCACCCCGCATATTATAGATCCATGAAGCATAGGAATAGACTCTTTACCGACCTCTGGAAAAACAGGCTCCAGTTTCAGACTCTGTGGCATTTTAAGTGGCACCAGAATATCAAAGCAGTCCGGACTGTTGATTTTATGTTGCTCATATGCACTTCCGATCTGTAGATAGTCCCCTCTAAAGATGACGCCAGTATCATGTTGCTTGGCTTTGCCCACTTTGATGAGCTCACCTACTATCTGGCTGACATGAGCCTTGCTGTGGCCAAGAACATGTGGAGAAAGCTTGATGTGCTGTTCATAGAAGGATTCCAGCAGATTCTTCCtgagctgctgctgctggtgcTGATGACGGAAATTTAGGGTGTGATCCCTGGGCTGGGGGTAGCTGCAGCATCTGAAGACCACATAGCACACCAGGATCACCAAGCTCAACTTGAAGAAAAGTTGCAAGCTGCTGAGCGAGTTCTCCTGACAACCCCCATCGTCCTCATGACTGCTTCTTCTAAAAGCAAGGAACATGCACCAAATGCCTGTGAATAAGACAATCACCAGAAGCCAGAAAACTTTAAGATTTAGTGAATATACTGTCATCCTGCTGTTGCGGAGGTGGTGTCATCCCATCATCTGCTCAGGCTGGAGGGCAGGAGTGGCAGGAGGGCACCAGATGTCCCACTAGTGTCAGATTCCTGTAGTCTTTTCCCGGCTTATGAAGCGCTGACCGTTATACAGAAAGAAACTTCCTCTTCCGAGGAGGGAATAGTGGGAGGCTGTCTTGTCATATTTTCTATGAGCTCAGAGGAAATGCCAGTGTGTGCTGGTACCAGAGGGGTACAGCTGGAGCACTGTCACAGGAGATCCCTATGTAGTAGCCTCCCAGCAGTGCCACACTGCACTCACTAGCCAGCAGCCTGGAGGAGGCATTAACTCTTCATTAacttagcagagctcagcacttcCTGATCTGCTAGGGTATAGTGTGGGTTGTGCACTGCTGAGACGCCTTAAAGGGACAGGATGTTTGTTGCTGGAGTCACAGCCGTATTGCTGATACTTTATCCCTAGTCTTGCTTTTGCATCTTTCCTCGCAGAACAATCTACtgtattatatttgtattgtaAATATTCTCTTCTTCTTACACAATCCTTGTCTATTCTAAGCCCTGGAGACCTTCATTGTGTGTACTAGAAACTTAACCCTTTGCAGCAATCAGTCCAGTTTTTCCTCTCTGGTAAAAGCtactttcttaaccctttcacagtaatgatttttttttgcccaaGTGCTGTCCACACAGCTAGTTTTTTATACTCTTTTCTCTTCTTGTTTCCATGATAAAAATACATCAAACAGATGTAATCCATGTACGGACTGAGTGACATCAGTTTTTTACAGATTCATTGATAGCTATTCATTGAAGCTGAAAAATCAAAACGAcagcatcggggggggggggggttctggctACACAAAAAAAATTGGATGCCACATGGATGACACAGATTGAAACAAAAATTGAATATTTGTGAGAAAGCAGCCTAACAGGGAATTACTCAACTAACAACTTCCACAgtttgcagaaaaaaactctaaaaaatcgcaatgaaaaacgctgcagaaaataaCGGCAAGCATTTctgccacatttttttctgcagcgtttttttttttttgcggtgttTCACTACCTGGGGCTTCAGGCTCACGGATGTAAAAAAATATGTGTGAGTTGCATACCCTTACACTTTTCTGGCACATATACCAGACATAGAGCTGTGATGTGATGTGAACTCACAAGTGATACATTGACAATTGACTCCTATTGTAGAAAAATCTTACACTGTAAAATACAGGGGCAGAAATATCATTAGTGCAACCTGTGTAGCTTGTTACTGCTTTAACCATAGATCCAATGGTGTAGCTGCACCAGGCCCTATCGTTGCAGGGGCCCCTCAGCCGCCCCGTATCCAGCGGGACAATCCCACATTTCTGGTGAAGTCCCACTCATCCAGGCGGCAGGCAGTGCTTTACCTCTATCCATATgcttaggacacagatagaggttgaatCCTATAGTAGTATTAGCTATTAGCTCCGTACTGCATTATTCAGcttttggctgacaatgtctgcgGCAGGGAAGTGCAGTGAGCGCAGATCTGCAGACATTACAGTCGGAGCCTGCAGGTGCACAGGAACggtgagtaatttttttttttttttaaagtaacatTGGTGATTGAGAGGGGCACGGGGGTTATGGGGAGTATTGGGAGGGGGCCCACTTTCAGAAAGTTTGAACATAGCACCCCAATTTATTAAAACGGCCCAGATGTGTATTAAATATAAATCCTTGAGCTATTGAATTTCATGGCTATCAATTACTAATGCATTGTTAGAGAAACATAAGGGCTGTGTTATGTAATAGGATCTGAAATGACAAGGGGCCTATATACTGTTCCTGCACAGAGGCCCTCTACTGTCTGTGTCTGCCATTAGTATACAGCCTGCCCCAGTATTACTCTAGCATGTATCCACCTTGGCAAAAGTGCAGCCACGTTACTCTAGCACAGACCTGAGCAATGttcggcccgcgggccacatccggccctctgactgcttctatctgactgactcaaattcctcctcgaaaaaacgcctcaccaataTTCCGCCACGTCCGGGCAACAACATTTCGGAGGTACCatgcatttttcttcaaatttcgGTTTTCACATGCCCCCAATGCACCTCAATACACTGCGTGTTAGCGCCTGTGGCTGGATCAACAATATTGTACTTACAATCTGAGGTTATCTGTTAATTATTATGGTATGTAAACACCATAGATTGTGAAAACACAGCTACCTCGGTAAGTCACGTACATTTAGTAAACATCATAAATGGCCAAACTTTATTTCAGCATTATTGATAGGTACGTACATACCTACTATTACATCCTACTGTTAAGTATATGATACATTAACGTGGATACATTTTTGtcaaggtggagacatgctagaggtaacggggcttcacttttgccaaggtggagacatgctagagttATACCGCCTGCCCCTATGCATAGGAAAAAATAGATTACTATAACTTTAATATAGTGAAAAAAAGGTGCTTGGACACATACCAGCCAGGCAAATGCCAAAAGGAAATTATTATGGAATACTCCTTAACAGATTTAGCTTGTACCCCAGAAGCTGTTCTTGTGCACACGCCTGtcctatgcaaaaaaaaaccacaaaaaaaaacacatgaggtTAAACAAGTCTGTTGTCTATCATCCCAAAAACAAATATAGGAAAAAGCTTTAGTAAATTTGCCTTTATGCACTGAAGTGTGTTGACCGTGCTTTCCTACCTCACTGTGGGGGTTATTTTGCAGCATCTAtcttatttacatcacagataggATTACAATAACAGATAACGCCTATATGGATAACTCACAGGTAAAACTTGGTATGCTATCCGACTTTACCTCTGCACCATATTTCTTCATTTCATCCCCCCTGTAATCCTTGTTTGATAAAGGTCGGATTTAGAATGAACTTTTACAAATTCCTTGGATTGTATTCTTTGTGAAACAATAAAGTAATCTCTTGTTGAACAATATTTCCTCTTGAGTGCAGAGTTTTACCTGTGTTGTATTACAAGGGGTGGAACCCTACTCAAGCACCACCGCAACTGGTGGAGTGACGTGTATCCGTAGACATTACCTATACAGATAACACCATTGACCCCAGaactgcatccactactgacaatagatgatattACGGTGTGTCTACTCCTTTTTTCTGTACACAGCATTTCTAGATAACTCTCTTACGCTaaaaccccacgttgcggaaatgcagtttttttttttgttgcagattttgttgccattTTTGGAGCAAAAGACAGGAGTAAATTGGGCAGAAGGGAGCTTCCTATAAATTTCACATTTGTttcatagccattcttggctttggctcaaaaaaagctaaacaaaatctgcaacaaattaagctgcttttccacaacatggggccttagcctcatagaCCACAATGAGtctgctccagactattgctgcctatggctgtGACTGTGCagtaaaatactgtatatcactaaACACTGTTAACTAtgctgggaaaaaaaactcaggcaGGGTGTGAGCCCCCACATTGATatacagaaaaacattttttttttttttaaagggatcctatcattcaatcacaattttttctcattaacacgttggaaaagtctttaaggctattcttctcctacctttcgttgtcttacCTTCGCCATCCGGTGTCCTTTGGTTTGTTGGGCCGTTTGTTGGGTGCTTTGCCTGGCCTGTGCTTCTTGGTTCATCAGTTGCTATTGTTCCGCGCTGCTTTCcttttggcgttttttttttggacctttCGGGTGAGTGAGTTAGTGAGTGGCTCTGTGGTCTCTGATGGTGGGTTACAATGGGGGGATGTTTCGTTGTTTGATAATTGGGTGGAGTGCCTCTTGTGGCGCTCAAAGACTGATCATGTGGGTCGGGGTTGTTTGGTTGTGCTTTATGTGTTAACGGGGGATGCTTCCTGTCCGGTGGCCGGCGTGTAAGCTTTTGTGGGGGTCTGGGGGTCTATGCCTGGGTCTTTTTTGTGTCATGTTGGTGGGGGTGCGCTGACTAAATTTCAGTTTAGCGCGGTTTTTAAGAAGGCATTGGCGGCTGTGGGTGAAGTGCCGGGGGATTATGGGACCCACTCTTTTAGGATCGACGCGGCTACGGAGGCATCGCGGTGGGGTCTGCGTGCCCGCATTTGCTGTCTTGAAGGTTTATCTGAGATTGGTCCCTGttgttgtggggggggggggggttatgggtGTCTTGGTCTGTTGGGCTTGGGGGTCGCTTATTTTTTAGGGGTGgtctgtttttcttctcttttagGTCCGTGTTTGGTATGAATATTGGGCCATTACTATGTCTTGTGGGGGGCCCTGCGTACAGAAGTCCGACCTGAGGGGCGTCAGCTGGGACTGCGGCCTAATGAGGCTGTTGTAAGATGGATGGGGGTTTCGGGGCATGACATGGAGTCGGGTGCTGCCCGATTTCCATTATTATAGCTGGGTTGATCGCCCCCCCCACACGTGTTGGTGTTGCACGTTGGAGGCAACGACTTGGGGGCTCGGCCTTCAAGGGACCTCATTAAAGACATTAAATTTGATGTTTTGTGCCTGCTAACAAAATTTCCGGGCCTGGTCGTTGTGTGGTCCGATATTGTGGCCCGTCTGGTTTGGCGCCATGCTAGATCGGCCGCTAGAATTGAGAAGACGCGTATAAAGGTTAATCGGGAAGTTGCGCGTTGTGTGTTGAGGAATGGCGGAATGGTGTTCCATCATAGGAACCTAGAGATGCCCTCCTTGGATCATTTGCGTCAGGATGGTGTTCATCTGAACGCCATTGGTACTGATATATGGATGGGTAATATATACACCGCCCGTTTATGGTGGTACAGTATTTCAGATTTTAGTTTGTGTTAAATAAATCGGCCTGAATAGGCCAAATTTAAAATCCAGTCAGTGGTGTGTGTCTTTATTTGGGAAAGGTTGGGGCAAGATGAGGTGGTAAGCTGGTTAACTGTTAAACTACCGGGAGTGGAACTATAGTCTCCTCCCCTAGTCACGTACTCATGGCAAAActtgatgcaaaatctgtaacaggtccCCTTACCTACCATTTTTAACACTAGTTGCTTCTGATGGGGTAGAGAAGTTTTTGGGTTCCCCAAAGCACCAGGAAGCTGAGGTAGACTACTGCTGCTGTGTCCCCTATGGCGATAGCCCAAAATAGTAACTGTCATTGCTCAATTTTAGCAAACAACTTACAGCAGATAAAGTGAAATAGCTGAGCTGAGACTAGTTGTGGTAGATAGCCGCACCGTCTTGTGTCAGCTCATGGCGTTCTCACGTCAGCTGGCCGGCCAGATAAGGATACTGTTCACTGAGTAATAATCATTTGCTTGTTGTAAATACAAACTCTGCTTTTCCTTGCCAGCAGAGCATTCAGCAAAGCATTCAGTAAGTGGCTTTTTCCCATCTGGTTGACTTGATGAACCAGTCCAACTGGTCTGTTATGTGCCTTACCTTCATAACAGTTACCCATGAGAAATAATACTTAACATTGgatcatttgcataaaacttgtCAATATACAATCACTAAAGTAAGGAGTAGATCCAACAGAGAAGAAAAATATCAGCTTTTTCCTGAAACACTGCCACTCTTGTTGAATTGCATGCTTCACCTTTagaaaatgggttttcccatgaacataaccatttcTAAATTTACAGAAAgctaaaagttaaac
This region of Leptodactylus fuscus isolate aLepFus1 chromosome 8, aLepFus1.hap2, whole genome shotgun sequence genomic DNA includes:
- the ITPRIPL2 gene encoding inositol 1,4,5-trisphosphate receptor-interacting protein-like 2 — encoded protein: MTVYSLNLKVFWLLVIVLFTGIWCMFLAFRRSSHEDDGGCQENSLSSLQLFFKLSLVILVCYVVFRCCSYPQPRDHTLNFRHQHQQQQLRKNLLESFYEQHIKLSPHVLGHSKAHVSQIVGELIKVGKAKQHDTGVIFRGDYLQIGSAYEQHKINSPDCFDILVPLKMPQSLKLEPVFPEVGKESIPMLHGSIICGVAAPKKSEWVKTYKQFSDCYCVEVDLRHQLSAALILKWFHWKIQRCLNVIRYQFEERCHITLTVWDDKLILKILPRSDYVCCHISMSVRLIPAFHLGDSVYVTGQPWGTTSHQDNLHLDPYWGVNFSKYEQKFLAWFKDQAPSNSCHLKCLQIMKSLRDLSAKTFQPSFTRQWRAIFCSYNLKTALFYLLLQISFEKWDDSLLMERIADFFMFWKECLQKEALMHFFLGNSTLPNFITLPKLFKEARPVNLLEGYGSEILDQACFQLLNLWVQMPRILRMSSPPRNLIRESLRCKHTTL